In a single window of the Pseudogemmatithrix spongiicola genome:
- a CDS encoding sulfite exporter TauE/SafE family protein, giving the protein MTLIAAVGAVLVGLTLGLLGGGGAIVTVPVLVYALGLDAKLAVVMALPIVGGVSLIGVVQHWRQGNVDFRTAGAFGLTAMGGAYGGARLAQFVSGRLQLTLLALLMLGSAFSMLRGAGPKAAAESDTRNLSVGVLAVGLGVGVLTGLLGIGGGFLLVPALVLLAQVPMRQAVGTSLTVIAMNTAAGYLGYLGQVDLPWTLVLQFSAIAGVGIIIGSALVPRIPQLALKKSFGVLLIFLGALILWQQT; this is encoded by the coding sequence ATGACGCTTATCGCGGCGGTGGGGGCGGTGCTGGTCGGCCTGACGCTCGGGTTGCTGGGCGGCGGCGGAGCCATCGTGACGGTGCCGGTGCTGGTCTATGCGCTCGGGCTCGACGCCAAGCTGGCCGTCGTCATGGCCCTGCCGATCGTCGGCGGCGTGTCGCTGATCGGCGTCGTGCAGCACTGGCGCCAGGGCAACGTGGACTTCCGCACGGCCGGTGCCTTCGGCCTCACGGCGATGGGCGGCGCCTACGGCGGCGCGCGGTTGGCGCAGTTCGTCAGCGGGCGCCTGCAGCTCACGCTGCTCGCATTGCTCATGCTCGGCTCGGCGTTCTCCATGCTGCGCGGCGCCGGGCCCAAGGCCGCAGCGGAGAGCGACACCCGCAACCTCAGCGTCGGCGTGCTGGCCGTGGGCCTCGGCGTCGGCGTGCTTACCGGCCTGCTCGGCATCGGCGGCGGATTCCTGCTGGTGCCGGCGCTAGTGCTGCTCGCGCAGGTGCCGATGCGGCAAGCGGTCGGTACCTCGCTCACGGTGATCGCCATGAACACCGCCGCGGGCTACCTCGGCTACCTCGGCCAGGTCGATTTGCCGTGGACGCTGGTGCTGCAGTTCAGCGCCATCGCCGGCGTCGGCATCATCATCGGCTCGGCGTTGGTGCCGCGCATCCCGCAACTCGCCCTCAAGAAATCCTTCGGCGTGCTGCTGATCTTCCTCGGCGCGCTCATCCTTTGGCAGCAGACTTGA
- a CDS encoding MBL fold metallo-hydrolase — MFFKRFYDDGLAQASYMIGCQATGDAMVIDANRDLQQYLDAAAAEKLRITHVSETHIHADYVSGSRELAKRTGAQLFLSAEGGTDWQYGFAKQDGATLVRDGDVIKVGNIKIEVMHTPGHTPEHISFLVTDTAGASEPMGIVTGDFVFVGDVGRPDLLEKAAKVANTMEDGARTLFHSLERFRKLPDYIQVWPGHGAGSACGKALGAVPMSTVGYEKRFNWGVGTTDEQQFVDMVLAGQPEPPLYFAEMKRINRDGPAILGGFKQPPRGTRESLGLALTNNAAVIDLRPATEFAKGHVPFTLNIPLNKSFSTWAGWLVKYDQPIHLIGEELEVQKAVRELAMIGLDHVTAWYQPTIVGAWQNAGQVLGVVKKIDVAHLAPKLAAGDVTVVDVRNRSEYEAGHLPGSLHIPVGYLPERLAEIPRDKPIVVQCQSGARSAIATSVLQKLGVTDATDLVGGFVAWANAGKDVVREAATAGV, encoded by the coding sequence ATGTTCTTCAAGCGCTTCTACGACGACGGACTCGCCCAAGCCTCGTACATGATCGGTTGCCAGGCGACCGGCGACGCGATGGTGATCGACGCCAACCGCGACCTGCAGCAGTACCTCGATGCCGCCGCAGCCGAGAAGCTCCGCATCACGCACGTGAGCGAGACGCACATCCATGCTGACTACGTGTCGGGCTCGCGCGAGCTGGCCAAGCGCACGGGCGCGCAGCTGTTCCTGTCCGCCGAGGGCGGTACGGACTGGCAGTACGGCTTCGCCAAGCAGGACGGCGCGACACTTGTTCGCGACGGCGACGTGATCAAGGTCGGCAACATCAAGATCGAAGTCATGCACACGCCGGGCCACACGCCGGAGCACATCTCGTTCCTCGTCACGGACACGGCCGGCGCCAGCGAGCCGATGGGCATCGTGACGGGCGACTTCGTGTTCGTGGGCGACGTAGGTCGCCCGGACCTGCTCGAGAAGGCCGCCAAGGTGGCGAACACCATGGAAGACGGCGCGCGCACGCTGTTCCACTCGCTGGAGCGCTTCCGCAAGCTGCCGGACTACATCCAGGTGTGGCCGGGCCACGGCGCCGGCTCGGCATGCGGCAAGGCCCTCGGCGCCGTGCCGATGAGCACGGTGGGCTACGAGAAGCGCTTCAACTGGGGCGTGGGCACGACGGACGAGCAGCAGTTCGTCGACATGGTGCTGGCCGGCCAGCCGGAGCCGCCGCTGTACTTCGCCGAGATGAAACGCATCAACCGCGACGGTCCGGCGATCCTCGGCGGCTTCAAGCAGCCGCCGCGAGGCACGCGGGAGTCGCTGGGCTTGGCGCTGACCAACAACGCGGCCGTGATCGACCTGCGCCCGGCGACGGAGTTCGCCAAGGGCCACGTGCCCTTCACGCTCAACATCCCGCTGAACAAGAGCTTCTCCACGTGGGCGGGGTGGCTGGTGAAGTATGACCAGCCGATCCATCTCATCGGCGAGGAGCTCGAGGTGCAGAAGGCCGTGCGCGAGCTGGCGATGATCGGGCTCGACCATGTGACGGCCTGGTACCAGCCGACGATCGTCGGGGCGTGGCAGAACGCGGGCCAGGTGCTCGGCGTGGTCAAGAAGATCGACGTCGCGCACCTCGCGCCGAAGCTCGCGGCGGGTGACGTGACGGTGGTCGACGTGCGCAATCGCAGCGAGTACGAGGCGGGGCACCTGCCGGGCTCGCTGCACATCCCTGTGGGCTACCTGCCGGAGCGTCTGGCCGAGATCCCGCGCGACAAGCCGATCGTGGTGCAATGCCAGAGCGGCGCGCGCTCGGCGATCGCGACGTCGGTGCTGCAGAAGCTCGGCGTCACGGATGCGACGGATCTGGTCGGTGGCTTCGTCGCCTGGGCCAACGCGGGCAAGGACGTGGTGCGCGAAGCCGCGACGGCAGGAGTGTGA
- a CDS encoding ArsR/SmtB family transcription factor, producing the protein MAHRTMTPAMLAEVAERFKALGEPVRLSLLQALRKKEMSVGELVAATGLGQANVSKHLHQLLDCGYVTRRKEGTFVYYRIASDDVFMLCDVMCSRIDEEVRMRRERIGR; encoded by the coding sequence GTGGCACATCGTACGATGACGCCGGCGATGCTGGCCGAGGTGGCGGAGCGCTTCAAGGCGCTGGGCGAGCCGGTGCGGCTTTCGCTGCTGCAGGCGCTGCGCAAGAAGGAGATGTCGGTGGGCGAGCTGGTCGCAGCGACGGGGCTGGGGCAGGCGAATGTGTCCAAGCACCTGCATCAGTTGCTGGACTGCGGCTACGTCACGCGGCGCAAGGAAGGGACATTCGTGTACTATCGGATCGCGAGCGACGATGTGTTCATGCTCTGCGATGTGATGTGTTCGCGGATTGACGAAGAGGTACGGATGCGGCGGGAGAGGATCGGCAGGTAA
- a CDS encoding DUF3623 family protein, whose amino-acid sequence MNAHRGALRGMIGRGIALVVLFWWVATGLIIAMQRAGWTRVSALVVATMLAVYGFWELRSSANDDTAVGARRSFMGGALLWGWVSVTFYGGYLTGFHVDALGIAAPSWALVLPAIQATLLSDVAALLLMGAVALLLHGDRNKTGLWGLVIFWAVQQVAKVNVFLGVENPAGNFLPPHLAYLRQFFGPLENSWFLGASIVALSLATFATAWLCRRAPSEGKRQSGILYATILGLAVFEIIVLGMTLESTPWDSFLRARGH is encoded by the coding sequence ATGAATGCGCACAGGGGCGCGTTGCGCGGCATGATCGGCCGCGGCATCGCGCTGGTCGTGCTGTTCTGGTGGGTCGCGACCGGCCTGATCATCGCCATGCAGCGCGCCGGATGGACGCGCGTCAGCGCACTGGTCGTTGCGACGATGCTCGCCGTGTATGGATTCTGGGAGCTGCGCTCGTCCGCCAACGACGACACCGCCGTCGGCGCGCGGCGCAGCTTCATGGGCGGCGCGCTGCTCTGGGGCTGGGTCTCCGTCACGTTCTACGGCGGCTATCTCACCGGCTTCCACGTGGACGCGCTCGGCATCGCTGCGCCCTCGTGGGCGCTGGTGCTGCCCGCCATACAAGCCACGCTGCTCAGCGATGTCGCCGCCCTGCTGCTCATGGGCGCCGTCGCGCTGCTGCTCCACGGTGACCGCAACAAGACCGGTCTCTGGGGCCTCGTCATCTTCTGGGCCGTGCAGCAGGTCGCGAAGGTCAATGTGTTCCTCGGCGTCGAGAACCCCGCCGGCAACTTCCTGCCGCCGCACCTCGCCTACCTGCGCCAGTTCTTCGGGCCGCTCGAGAACTCCTGGTTCCTCGGCGCCAGCATCGTCGCCCTCAGCCTGGCGACCTTCGCGACGGCATGGCTCTGCCGCCGCGCCCCCAGCGAAGGTAAGCGGCAGTCAGGAATCCTCTACGCGACGATCCTCGGACTCGCCGTCTTCGAGATCATCGTCCTCGGCATGACCCTCGAGAGCACGCCCTGGGACAGTTTCCTCCGCGCGAGAGGCCACTGA
- a CDS encoding magnesium chelatase subunit D has translation MNEAAAALDPATRAELAAAVLALDGVALGGAVLRAPRSDIAEAFVARLRCLMPEAAPHRRLPLAIPDDRLLGGLDLAMTLAHGRPVADRGLLAALDGGLLVIPGAERIGASLAARLTQVLDLGHVAQRVRIEDAPEHHAARVTIVAIDEAEADEDPVHGAIADRCAFHLMLDAQPLPALYSRDDISTAAALLPNVIADEAQLRTLVHTAELYGIDSLRAVRAALRAARCFAALDGRRATTDGDLATAAALVLGPRATRLPAPPPEASSEPEPPPPPPDDAQNQDDSAERDEQDVRELEERIIEAMVAALPVGLTMDAPTRTPKAGRAAGRAGADRSGGLRGRQVGTRRGDPRGGGRLDLVETLRAAAPWQPLRRRTRDAQHAAEASTPQPRVLVRPDDFRIRRLFEPAGTTAIFVVDASGSSAANRMAEAKGAVELLLAESYARRDEVALIAFRGAQAEILLPPTRAIAAAKRALAALPGGGGTPLASAIDRAVELTLRARREGNDTVVVFLTDARANIARDGSGGREQAMADALQSARVLRGLEGQVLVIDTSPRPSPQAQDVAAAMGARYVALPRTDARSIHAAVTAARA, from the coding sequence GTGAACGAAGCCGCGGCTGCGCTCGATCCCGCGACGCGCGCCGAACTCGCGGCGGCCGTGCTCGCGCTCGACGGCGTCGCCCTCGGCGGCGCCGTACTCCGCGCGCCGCGCAGTGACATTGCCGAGGCGTTCGTCGCGCGTCTGCGGTGCTTGATGCCTGAAGCCGCGCCACATCGTCGCTTGCCGCTCGCCATCCCCGACGATCGGCTCCTCGGCGGACTCGACCTCGCGATGACGCTTGCCCACGGACGGCCCGTCGCCGACCGCGGACTGCTCGCGGCGCTCGACGGGGGCCTGCTCGTCATCCCCGGCGCCGAACGCATCGGAGCCTCGCTCGCCGCGCGTCTCACCCAGGTGCTCGACCTCGGTCACGTCGCACAGCGCGTACGCATCGAGGATGCGCCGGAGCATCATGCCGCGCGGGTCACGATCGTCGCCATCGATGAAGCCGAGGCCGACGAAGATCCCGTGCACGGCGCAATCGCCGACCGCTGCGCGTTTCATCTGATGCTCGACGCGCAGCCGCTGCCCGCACTGTATTCGCGGGATGACATCTCGACCGCCGCCGCGTTGCTGCCCAACGTGATCGCCGACGAGGCGCAGCTGCGCACCCTCGTGCACACCGCCGAGCTGTATGGCATCGACTCCCTGCGCGCGGTGCGCGCGGCCCTGCGCGCGGCGCGTTGCTTCGCGGCGCTCGATGGCCGCCGCGCGACCACCGACGGCGATCTCGCAACGGCCGCGGCGCTCGTGCTCGGGCCCCGCGCGACGCGCCTGCCGGCGCCGCCACCGGAGGCCAGCTCCGAGCCGGAGCCCCCGCCGCCGCCGCCCGACGACGCGCAGAACCAAGACGACAGCGCCGAGCGCGACGAGCAGGATGTGCGTGAGCTTGAGGAGCGCATCATCGAGGCGATGGTCGCCGCGTTACCTGTCGGCCTCACCATGGATGCGCCGACGCGCACACCCAAAGCCGGCCGCGCGGCCGGACGTGCCGGTGCGGATCGCAGTGGCGGCCTGCGCGGCCGCCAGGTCGGCACGCGCCGCGGCGATCCGCGCGGCGGCGGACGGCTCGACTTGGTGGAGACGCTGCGCGCCGCCGCGCCCTGGCAACCGCTGCGCCGCCGCACGCGCGACGCCCAGCATGCCGCCGAAGCGTCCACACCGCAGCCGCGTGTGCTCGTCCGCCCCGACGACTTCCGCATCCGCCGGCTCTTCGAACCCGCCGGCACCACGGCCATCTTCGTCGTCGACGCGTCGGGTTCGTCGGCCGCGAATCGCATGGCCGAAGCCAAGGGCGCCGTGGAGTTGCTGCTCGCCGAGAGCTACGCGCGCCGCGATGAAGTCGCGTTGATTGCGTTCCGCGGCGCGCAGGCCGAGATCCTCCTGCCGCCCACGCGTGCCATCGCCGCCGCCAAGCGCGCGCTGGCCGCGCTGCCCGGGGGTGGCGGCACGCCGCTGGCCTCGGCCATCGACCGCGCCGTGGAGCTCACGCTGCGCGCGCGCCGCGAGGGCAACGACACCGTCGTGGTCTTCCTCACCGACGCCCGCGCCAACATCGCACGCGACGGCAGCGGCGGCCGCGAGCAGGCGATGGCCGACGCGCTGCAGTCGGCGCGCGTTCTGCGCGGCCTCGAGGGCCAGGTGCTGGTGATCGACACGTCGCCGCGCCCCAGTCCGCAGGCGCAGGACGTCGCCGCCGCGATGGGCGCGCGCTATGTCGCCCTGCCGCGCACGGATGCGCGCAGCATCCACGCCGCGGTCACGGCGGCGCGCGCATGA
- the bchI gene encoding magnesium chelatase ATPase subunit I, producing MRLAFPFSAIVGQEEMKRAILLTAVDPTIGGVLILGHRGTAKSTVVRALPALLPPMSVVRGCRYGCDPDNDTRRCDDCRARIAAGEKLRHDKHPVPVVDLPLGATEDRVVGALDLERALTRGEKAYEPGLLARANRGYLYVDEINLLEDHLVDLLLDVAATGENVVEREGISVRHPARFVLVGSGNPEEGDLRPQLLDRFGLSVEVTTTTDLDARVEVIKRRDAFDRDPEGFTAKWASEDLDARKHVERARKRIDALKVPDAVLRDAARLCAAVGTDGVRGELALLRGARALAAYDGARAVTTAHLRTIAPSALRHRLRRNVLDDVGSAVRIERAVVDVLGAA from the coding sequence TTGCGACTCGCCTTCCCGTTTTCGGCGATTGTCGGCCAGGAGGAGATGAAGCGCGCCATCCTCCTCACCGCCGTTGACCCCACCATTGGTGGGGTGCTGATCCTCGGTCATCGCGGCACCGCGAAGTCCACCGTGGTGCGTGCACTGCCCGCCCTGCTCCCGCCGATGTCCGTCGTGCGCGGCTGCCGCTACGGCTGCGATCCCGACAATGACACCCGCCGCTGCGACGACTGCCGCGCGCGCATCGCCGCCGGCGAGAAGCTGCGCCACGACAAGCACCCTGTGCCAGTGGTCGATCTCCCGCTCGGCGCCACCGAAGACCGCGTCGTCGGCGCGCTCGACCTCGAACGCGCGCTCACGCGCGGCGAAAAAGCCTACGAACCCGGCCTGCTCGCGCGCGCCAATCGCGGCTACCTCTACGTCGACGAGATCAACCTCCTCGAGGATCACCTCGTCGATCTCCTGCTCGACGTCGCCGCCACCGGCGAGAACGTCGTCGAACGCGAAGGCATCTCCGTGCGCCATCCCGCGCGCTTCGTCCTCGTCGGTTCGGGCAATCCCGAGGAAGGCGACCTGCGGCCGCAGCTGCTCGATCGCTTCGGCCTCTCCGTCGAAGTCACCACCACCACCGACCTCGATGCGCGCGTCGAGGTGATCAAGCGCCGCGATGCCTTCGACCGCGACCCCGAAGGCTTCACCGCCAAGTGGGCATCCGAAGACCTCGACGCGCGCAAGCACGTCGAACGCGCCCGCAAGAGGATCGACGCGCTCAAGGTGCCCGACGCCGTGCTGCGCGACGCCGCCCGCCTCTGCGCCGCCGTCGGCACCGACGGCGTGCGCGGCGAACTCGCGCTGCTGCGCGGCGCCCGCGCCCTTGCCGCCTACGACGGCGCGCGCGCCGTTACCACCGCGCACCTCCGTACCATCGCGCCCTCGGCGCTGCGTCACCGCCTGCGCCGCAACGTACTCGATGACGTCGGCTCGGCCGTGCGCATCGAGCGCGCCGTCGTGGACGTGCTGGGCGCGGCGTGA
- a CDS encoding methyltransferase, giving the protein MAVADEAPPMTWRDRLLAWRDRIQSSPTFQRWAASFPLTRPIALRRSRALFDLTAGFVYTQTLTACVRVGLFDFLAERPRTRAEIAAHVGIPLEETERLLRAAIALKLVQGRSGDRFGCGPMGAPLIGNVGLARMIEHNALLYQDLTDPIEFFRSSQSSNRAVLQHFPYTSVTDPEKFGRGVVADYSSLMAETVRPLAEDILDRYSLDGRKALLDVGGGEGAFLAEVAWRYQGIGLKLFDLPAVVEGAKIRLARLGLVGRVELSGGNFHQDPLPTGADVITLVRVLLDHDDASVLGLLRRVRAALEPGGVLLIVEPFSGVRGAETVGDAYFGLYLRAMGRGRARRADELQALLMKAGFSGSKVHRTRYPVYAGLISATP; this is encoded by the coding sequence GTGGCGGTCGCTGATGAGGCGCCGCCGATGACCTGGCGCGATCGCCTGCTGGCTTGGCGTGATCGTATCCAGTCGAGCCCCACGTTCCAGCGCTGGGCTGCGAGTTTCCCGCTCACGCGACCGATCGCCCTGCGACGGTCACGCGCGCTGTTCGACCTCACGGCCGGCTTCGTCTACACGCAGACGCTCACGGCGTGTGTGCGGGTCGGACTGTTTGACTTCCTGGCGGAGAGGCCGCGCACGCGCGCGGAGATTGCCGCCCACGTGGGAATCCCGCTGGAAGAGACCGAGCGGCTACTCCGTGCGGCGATTGCGCTCAAGCTGGTGCAGGGGCGGTCAGGCGACCGGTTCGGCTGCGGTCCGATGGGTGCGCCGTTGATTGGAAATGTCGGCTTGGCTCGAATGATTGAGCACAATGCCTTGCTATATCAGGACTTGACGGATCCTATCGAGTTCTTCCGGTCAAGTCAGAGCAGTAACAGAGCAGTATTGCAACACTTTCCGTACACAAGCGTCACTGATCCTGAAAAGTTCGGCCGCGGTGTGGTCGCCGACTACTCCTCACTGATGGCGGAGACTGTGCGGCCGCTGGCGGAGGACATCCTCGACCGGTACTCGCTGGACGGTCGAAAGGCGCTGTTGGATGTGGGTGGTGGTGAGGGCGCGTTCCTCGCCGAGGTCGCCTGGAGGTATCAGGGGATCGGTTTGAAGTTGTTCGACCTCCCTGCTGTGGTAGAGGGGGCGAAGATACGTCTGGCCCGGTTGGGTCTTGTGGGGCGGGTGGAATTGTCCGGGGGGAACTTTCATCAGGACCCCCTCCCAACCGGTGCCGACGTAATCACGTTAGTGCGCGTGCTCTTGGACCACGATGACGCCTCTGTGCTGGGGCTGCTGCGGCGGGTGCGCGCGGCGCTCGAGCCGGGTGGCGTCTTGTTGATCGTGGAGCCGTTCTCGGGAGTGCGCGGGGCGGAGACGGTCGGCGATGCCTATTTCGGCCTGTACCTGCGGGCGATGGGACGGGGTCGGGCGCGTCGGGCGGATGAGCTCCAGGCCCTACTAATGAAGGCGGGGTTCTCTGGCAGCAAAGTGCACCGGACCCGGTACCCGGTGTACGCGGGGCTGATTTCGGCGACTCCATAG
- the bchC gene encoding chlorophyll synthesis pathway protein BchC: MQTRAIVFEQPRQLSVRELTLAAPSASDVVVDIAWSSISAGTERLLWEGRMPMFPGLAYPLVPGYESVGTVMKVGDGVTQLAPGTSVFVPGANCYGPDVRGLFGGASRRVVVPASRVIAIDPSLKERATLLALAATALHALRGGSALPELVIGHGVFGRLTARLIQALGGSPTVWERNDARMGGATGYAVLDAANDPRKDYRCIFDASGDASLLDALVMRLAKGGEIVLAGFYSTPISFVFPPAFMKEARFRIAAEWSPADLADCVAMHRDGRLSLDGLITDISPAERAADAYRAAFDDPHCLKMVLDWSTLS, encoded by the coding sequence GTGCAGACTCGGGCGATTGTCTTCGAACAACCACGGCAACTCAGCGTGCGCGAGCTCACACTCGCGGCACCGAGTGCATCGGATGTCGTTGTCGACATCGCGTGGTCGTCGATTAGCGCCGGGACGGAACGTCTGCTGTGGGAAGGCCGCATGCCGATGTTTCCGGGCCTCGCGTATCCGCTGGTGCCGGGCTACGAGTCGGTAGGCACAGTAATGAAAGTCGGTGATGGGGTCACGCAACTCGCGCCGGGTACGAGTGTCTTCGTGCCGGGCGCGAACTGTTATGGCCCCGACGTGCGCGGGCTCTTCGGCGGCGCATCACGTCGCGTCGTCGTGCCCGCATCGCGCGTGATCGCCATCGATCCGTCATTGAAGGAGCGCGCGACGTTGCTCGCGCTCGCCGCCACGGCGCTGCACGCGCTGCGCGGCGGATCCGCGCTGCCCGAGCTCGTGATCGGCCACGGCGTCTTCGGCCGTCTCACGGCGCGCCTGATCCAAGCGCTGGGTGGCAGCCCCACGGTGTGGGAGCGCAACGACGCCCGCATGGGCGGTGCGACCGGTTACGCCGTGCTCGACGCGGCGAACGATCCGCGCAAGGACTACCGCTGCATCTTCGACGCCTCCGGCGATGCGTCGCTGCTTGATGCGCTGGTGATGCGCCTGGCCAAGGGCGGGGAGATCGTGCTCGCGGGCTTCTACTCGACGCCGATCTCCTTCGTGTTTCCGCCGGCCTTCATGAAAGAAGCTCGCTTCCGCATCGCGGCCGAATGGTCGCCGGCGGATCTCGCCGACTGCGTCGCCATGCACCGCGACGGTCGGCTCTCGCTGGACGGACTCATCACGGATATCTCCCCCGCCGAACGCGCTGCCGATGCCTATCGCGCCGCGTTCGATGATCCGCACTGCCTCAAGATGGTCCTCGACTGGAGCACACTATCGTGA
- a CDS encoding chlorophyllide a reductase iron protein subunit X, whose product MIDNGTPTDALVQLHRGLRDEAASTPEPVSTGEVKKETQIIAIYGKGGIGKSFTLANLSYMMAQQGKKVLLIGCDPKSDTTSLLFGGRATPTIIETSSKKKLAGEEVTISDVCFKRDGVFAMELGGPEVGRGCGGRGIIHGFELLEKLGFHEWGFDYVLLDFLGDVVCGGFGLPIARDMCQKVIVVASNDLQSLYVANNVCSAVEYFRKLGGNVGVAGMVINKDDGTGEAAAFADIVGIPVLSAIPAHEDIRRKSANYEIVGLPGGQWGSLFETLSTNVAEAPPVRPKPLTQDQLLGLFASDVTGRDVVLEPATMVDMVGRADISKPSLEVVYDTV is encoded by the coding sequence GTGATTGACAACGGCACACCGACCGACGCGCTCGTCCAGCTGCACCGCGGCCTCCGCGACGAAGCCGCCTCCACGCCCGAGCCGGTCAGCACCGGCGAGGTCAAGAAGGAAACGCAGATCATCGCGATCTACGGCAAGGGCGGCATCGGCAAGTCGTTCACGCTGGCGAACCTCTCCTATATGATGGCGCAGCAGGGCAAGAAGGTCCTGCTGATCGGCTGCGACCCGAAGAGCGACACGACGTCGCTGCTCTTCGGCGGCCGCGCGACGCCGACGATCATCGAGACGAGCTCCAAGAAGAAGCTGGCCGGCGAAGAAGTCACCATCTCCGATGTGTGCTTCAAGCGCGACGGCGTCTTCGCGATGGAACTGGGCGGTCCGGAAGTCGGCCGCGGCTGCGGCGGACGCGGCATCATCCACGGCTTCGAACTCCTCGAGAAGCTGGGCTTCCATGAATGGGGCTTCGACTACGTGCTGCTCGACTTCCTGGGCGACGTGGTCTGCGGCGGCTTCGGCCTGCCGATTGCCCGCGACATGTGCCAGAAGGTCATCGTCGTCGCCTCCAACGACCTGCAATCGCTCTACGTCGCCAACAACGTCTGCTCGGCGGTCGAATACTTCCGCAAGCTGGGCGGCAACGTCGGCGTCGCGGGCATGGTGATCAACAAGGATGACGGCACGGGTGAGGCTGCGGCGTTCGCCGACATCGTCGGCATCCCGGTCTTAAGCGCGATCCCGGCGCACGAGGATATCCGCCGCAAGAGCGCCAACTATGAGATCGTCGGCTTGCCCGGCGGTCAGTGGGGCTCGCTGTTCGAGACGCTGTCGACAAACGTCGCCGAAGCGCCGCCGGTACGTCCGAAGCCGCTCACGCAGGACCAGCTGCTCGGCCTGTTCGCCAGCGACGTGACGGGGCGCGACGTGGTGCTCGAGCCGGCGACGATGGTCGACATGGTCGGCCGCGCCGACATCTCGAAGCCGTCGCTCGAAGTCGTCTACGACACGGTCTGA
- the bchY gene encoding chlorophyllide a reductase subunit Y: MTSIPLPMVENPDALKGDGMGCHSGKEQLQAAARAAGKSETLDQYAADYPKGPHDQPQSMCPAFGSLRVGLRMRRTATILSGSACCVYGLTFTSHFYGARRTVGYVPFNSESLVTGKLFEDIRDAVHATADPEKYDAIVITNLCVPTASGVPLQLLPKEINGVRIIGIDVPGFGVPTHAEAKDVLAGAMLKYARTEAELGPVAAPRGGKSEKPTVTLLGEMFPADPMGIGAMLEPMGLAAGPVVPTREWRELYAALDSQVIAAIHPFYTASIREFEAAGRTIVGSAPVGYDGTAAWLENIGNAYNVGADKIELAKQKMLPAIKGALAKMPINGRITMSGYEGSELLVARLLIESGADVRYVGSAAPRTRWSDADREWLEAKGVHVQFRASLEQDLAAMQEFQPDLAIGTTPVVQKAKELTIPALYFTNLISARPLMGPAGAGSLAQVVNAAMGNKRRFDTMKEFFAGVGEGYAAGVWESVPEDRPEFREHYKRHLQKLARQRKAEEMI, encoded by the coding sequence ATGACGTCGATTCCGCTTCCCATGGTCGAGAATCCCGACGCCCTCAAGGGCGACGGGATGGGCTGCCATTCGGGGAAGGAACAGCTGCAGGCGGCGGCCCGCGCGGCGGGGAAGAGCGAGACGCTCGACCAGTACGCCGCGGACTATCCCAAGGGTCCGCACGACCAGCCGCAGAGCATGTGCCCGGCGTTCGGCTCACTGCGCGTGGGGCTGCGCATGCGGCGCACGGCGACGATCCTCTCCGGCTCGGCGTGCTGCGTCTACGGACTGACGTTCACTTCGCACTTCTACGGCGCGCGCCGCACAGTCGGTTACGTGCCGTTCAACTCCGAGTCGCTGGTCACGGGCAAGCTCTTCGAAGACATCCGTGACGCCGTGCACGCGACGGCGGATCCGGAGAAGTACGACGCGATCGTGATCACGAATCTCTGCGTGCCGACCGCTTCGGGCGTGCCGCTGCAGCTGCTGCCGAAGGAAATCAACGGCGTGCGCATCATCGGCATCGACGTGCCGGGCTTCGGCGTGCCGACGCATGCGGAAGCCAAGGACGTGCTGGCCGGGGCGATGCTGAAGTACGCGCGCACGGAAGCCGAGTTGGGTCCGGTGGCGGCGCCGCGCGGTGGGAAGAGCGAGAAGCCGACGGTCACGCTGTTGGGGGAGATGTTCCCGGCCGATCCGATGGGTATCGGCGCGATGCTTGAGCCCATGGGGCTCGCCGCAGGTCCGGTGGTGCCGACGCGCGAATGGCGCGAGCTGTACGCCGCGCTGGATTCACAGGTGATCGCGGCGATCCATCCGTTCTATACGGCGAGCATCCGCGAGTTCGAGGCGGCCGGCCGCACGATCGTCGGCTCCGCGCCCGTGGGTTACGACGGCACGGCGGCCTGGCTGGAGAACATCGGGAACGCGTACAACGTGGGCGCCGACAAGATCGAGCTGGCCAAGCAGAAGATGCTGCCGGCGATCAAGGGCGCGCTCGCGAAGATGCCGATCAACGGCCGCATCACGATGAGCGGCTACGAAGGCTCCGAGCTGTTGGTGGCGCGCCTGTTGATCGAGAGCGGCGCCGATGTGCGCTATGTGGGATCTGCGGCGCCGCGCACGAGGTGGAGCGATGCCGACCGCGAATGGCTGGAGGCGAAGGGTGTGCACGTGCAGTTCCGCGCCTCGCTGGAGCAGGATCTCGCGGCGATGCAGGAGTTCCAGCCGGACCTGGCGATCGGCACGACGCCAGTGGTGCAGAAGGCGAAGGAACTCACGATCCCGGCGCTGTACTTCACGAACCTGATCTCGGCGCGGCCGTTGATGGGGCCGGCGGGGGCGGGATCGCTGGCGCAGGTGGTGAATGCGGCGATGGGGAACAAGCGCCGCTTCGATACGATGAAGGAATTCTTCGCTGGCGTCGGGGAAGGCTACGCCGCTGGCGTGTGGGAATCGGTGCCGGAGGATCGGCCGGAGTTCCGGGAGCATTACAAGCGGCATCTGCAGAAGCTCGCTCGGCAGCGGAAAGCTGAGGAGATGATCTGA